In Candidatus Liberibacter africanus PTSAPSY, the genomic stretch TTGCAAAAAAGTCTTTGTCTCAATAAGCTTTTCTGTCCCCCTATGCAACAATCCAATATGCGGATCAACACGCTCTACAACCTCACCATCAAGCTCAAGAATAAGCCGCAAAACTCCATGCGCCGCAGGATGCTGTGGACCAAAATTTATAGTAAAACCATGAGCCTTCTTGCTACCCATCTATGTGGACTCCATCCCATAAAACCAATAAAATACATAGGAATACTCTTCTAAGGTACATTATTCTCCGAATCTTCTTTAGAAAACAAAGGGTTTAACCCTCCCAAGGAGACAAAAAATCATAATCGCGGTGTTCTTGCATCAATTCTACAGGGCTATAAACAACCTTTTTAGCATCATTGTCATAACGCAATTCCACAAAGCCAGTCACTGGAAAATCCTTGCGCAGAGGATGACCTTCAAAACCATAATCTGTTAAAATACGTCGCAAATCAGGATGACCTTTAAAGTGAATACCATACATATCCCACACTTCACGCTCAAACCAATCTGCTCCAGGATAAACACCTGTTATAGAAGGAACATGCTCTCCTTCAGCAACCTCCACTTTCACTCGTATACGACGATTATAGGTTGGCGATAAAAAATGATAAACCACTTCAAAACGACTAGGACGACTTAAAAAGTCTACACCACACAAATCCACAATATTTACAAAACAGCAATTCGGATCATCTCGCAGAAAAATACAAAGCGAAACTAGATCATCGCAACCAACATGAAGACACAATTCTCCTACTGAATTAACGGCGAATTTCACAGAACAACCAAAAGTATCAACTATGTAATTGCCAAAACATTCAATTTTCTTAACCACACTATTGCCTTTTAACGATTGATATTTCCAACACGACGAATTTTCTTTTGCAACAAAAGAATCCCATAAATAAGGGCTTCTGCAGTAG encodes the following:
- a CDS encoding NADH-quinone oxidoreductase subunit C gives rise to the protein MVDTFGCSVKFAVNSVGELCLHVGCDDLVSLCIFLRDDPNCCFVNIVDLCGVDFLSRPSRFEVVYHFLSPTYNRRIRVKVEVAEGEHVPSITGVYPGADWFEREVWDMYGIHFKGHPDLRRILTDYGFEGHPLRKDFPVTGFVELRYDNDAKKVVYSPVELMQEHRDYDFLSPWEG